One region of Micromonospora nigra genomic DNA includes:
- a CDS encoding DUF6545 domain-containing protein, which yields VEILDGILALRPYRDPDAEQRLRAQLGEQSIEADQVDARVEAAMIEHALNARRLGQPAGRPHPVPPKYR from the coding sequence GTCGAGATCCTGGACGGGATCCTTGCGCTTCGCCCCTACAGAGACCCGGATGCTGAGCAGCGGCTACGAGCGCAGTTGGGGGAGCAGTCGATCGAGGCGGACCAAGTAGACGCAAGGGTGGAGGCCGCGATGATCGAGCATGCACTCAACGCCCGGCGTCTGGGACAACCTGCCGGCCGACCGCATCCGGTGCCACCCAAGTATCGGTGA